DNA from Streptomyces rishiriensis:
GGGCTCCGGCAAGGAGGTCCGCCGCTTCACCTTCGACACCCGCGACAGCGAGACCCCGCTCGTCTACGAGGCGGGCGACGCCCTGGGCGTACGGCCTCTCAACTCCCCGGACACGGTGGCGGAGTGGCTGAGCGTCACCGGTCTGGACGCGCACGCACGCGTGCAGGTGAACGGCGTCGGTGAGGTCGCGCTCGGTGAGGCCTTCCTGCGCCACCTCGACATCACCCGGATCACCCCGGCCCTGCTGCGTTTCACCGCCGACCGCACGCGCGATCCGCGTGAACTGCGCAAGCTGCTGCGTCCCGACAACAAGGACGAGCAGGCGAAGTGGTCCTGGGGCCGCCAGGCCGTCGACGTGGTGGCCGAGTTCGGTGTCCGCGCCGACGCGCAGGAGTGGGCCGATCTGCTGGGGCGGCTGCAGCCGCGGTTGTACTCCATCTCGTCCAGCCCGCTGACCGACCCCCACCTCGTCTCGCTCACCGTTTCCGTCGTGCGGTACGAGAACCTGGCCGGCCGCCCCCGGCAGGGCGTCTGCTCGCCCTTCCTGGCCGACGCCGAGCCCGGCACCGAGGTGGCCGTCCACGTGCAGCGCTCCCCGCACTTCCGGCCGCCGGCCGACCCGGCCACCCCGATGGTGATGATCGGCCCCGGCACCGGGGTGGCGCCCTTCGTCGGCTTCCTCCATGAGCGCCGGGCGCGCGGGCACCGGGCTCCCAACTGGCTGTTCTTCGGCGAGCAGCACCGGGCGACGGACTTCTACTACGAGGAGGAGCTGGCCGCGCTGCGCGACGACGGCACCCTCGCCCGTCTGGACACCGCCTTCTCCCGCGACCAGCGCGCCAAGGTCTACGTCCAGGACCGGATCCGCGAGCACGGCTCGCACCTGTGGTCCTGGCTCCAGGACGGCGCCCACTTCTACGTCTGCGGCGACGCCTCCCGGATGGCCAAGGACGTCGACCTGGCCCTGCGCGACGTCGCGGTCCTGCACGGCGGCCTGAGCGAACCGGAGGCGGCGGCCTATGTGAAGCAGCTCGCCTCCGACAAGCGGTACGTGCGGGACGTCTACTGACGGAAGTCACCAAAATGGCCCGTGGAAGGCGCAGGCACCAAGTGGCGTTGCGCCGAAGAGAGTTGATATTCGGCCATCGCGGCGCGTCTATGTTCGTTTTCTCAACAGGAGTGGACAAGATCTGACGCACCCTCCGTCCGTGCGAAGCCGCACGGGTCGCCCCGAGGAAGGTCGTGGTCATGTCGCACCCGCACGTGTCGTCCATGGACCGGCCGGACCGCCCCCAGTGGGTGGAACCGGATCACCCCCGGCGGGCGGTCGTCAGCCGTCGTCGTCTGCTCGAAGGGTCGGCCGCCGTCCTCGGCGCGCTCGCCCTGGCCGCGCCGTCCACCGCTCACCGGGCCGTCGCGGCCGACGGCACCCCGGAGTGGAACGGCGCCATCGACGTCTTCCGGCTCGGTACCGAAGCCCCGCACACCACCCTGATGCCGTACGCGGACCTCCCCCAGGCGCTCGCCGCCGACCGCACCCGCTCGCCCTACCGGCTGAGCCTCGACGGCATCTGGAAGTTCGCCCACGCCGACCGTCCCGACGACCGGGACCCCGACTTCCACCGCACCGACGTCGACGACAGCGGCTGGGACACCCTCCCGGTCCCCGCCGCCTGGCAGTTGCACGGTTACGACCGTCCGATCTACATCAACATCACCTACCCGTGGTGGGGCGCCAACGGACTGGGGGAGGAGGCGCAGCCGCCGGCCGCCCCCACCCGCTACAACCCCGTGGGTCAGTACCGTCGCACCTTCACCGTCCCGCGCGGCTGGGCGGGACGGCGGACGTTCCTTCACTTCGAGGGGGTCAAGTCCGCCCACTACGTGTGGATCAACGGCGAGTTGGTCGGTTACCACGAGGATTCCTACGACCCCGCCGAGTACGACATCACCCCGCACCTCAGGCCGGGCACCAACCAGATCGCGGTGGAGGTCTATCGCTACTCGGACGGCGACTGGCTGGAGGACCAGGACATGATCCGGCTGAGCGGCATCTTCCGCTCGGTCTACCTGTTCTCCACACCCGCCGTGCACCTGCGTGACTTCAGGCTGGACACCCCGCTGAGCGACGACCACGAGGCGGCCGAGCTGTCGGTCACCGCGAACGTGCGGGACTACGGCGGACAGGGCGCCGGCCGGTACTCCGTCGAAACGCAGCTGTACGACGCGAGCGGACATCCGGTGTGGTCCCGGCCCCTCCAGCAGACCGTCGCGCTCGGCGCCGGGGAGGAGACGGCCGTCCAGGCCGCCAAGGCCGTGCCCGCGCCACGGCTGTGGTCGGCCGAGCATCCGTACCTCTACACGGCCGTGCTCCGCCTGCGCGACCCGTCGGGAAAGGTGATCGAAACCCTTTCCCACCGGGTGGGTCTGCGCGAGTTCGCGCTCAAGGACGGCCTGATGCGCATCAACGGCAAGCCGGTCTCCTTCCGGGGCACCAACCGGCACGAGATGCACCCGACCCGGGGTTCGGCCCTCACCCGCGCCGACCTCGTCGAGGACATCGGGATCATCAAGCGGCTGAACATCAACTCCGTCCGCACCTCGCACTACCCCAACAACCCGCAGTGGCTGGAACTCGCGGACGAGTACGGCCTGTACCTCGTCGACGAGACCAACCTGGAGACCCACGGCATCCGGGGCGAGTACCCGGGCAACCACGCCGAGTGGACGAAGGCGTGCGTGGCCCGCGCGCAGAACATGGTCCACCGCGACAAGAACCACGCGTCGGTCGTCATCTGGTCCCTCGGCAACGAGGCCGGCGGGGGCACCACGTTCAACGCCATGCACGACTGGATCCGCTCCTACGACACCACCCGTGTCATCCAGTACGAGGGCGACGACCGCCCGGGCATCAGCGACATCCGCTCCGAGATGTACGACGCTCCCGCGCGCGTCGAGCAACGGGCGAAGGACACCACCGACACCCGGCCGTACGTGATGATCGAGTACTCCCACGCGATGGGGAACTCCAGCGGGAACTTCAAGAAGTACTGGGACCTGATCCGCCGTCACGACGTGCTCCAGGGCGGCTGGATCTGGGACTTCGTCGACCAGGCCCTCGACTGGCCCACCCCCGTCCGCAAGCTGTTCACCGAGACCGGGCCCACCGCGCTCAGGGGCGAACTCATCGCCTCCGGCGGCAGCTTCACCCGCGACGAGGGCGTCTCCGGCGGAACCGTTTTCGCCCGCGACACCGCGCTGGACCTCACCGGCTCCCTCACGCTGGAGGCCTGGATCACCCCGCGCGTAACCGGTTACCACCAGCCGATCCTCGCGAAGGGCGACACCCAGTACGCCCTGAAACAGACGAACCGGACCCTCGAGTTCTTCATCTACGGCAGCGGCCAGTGGATCACCGCGAGCTGGGCGCTGCCGGACGGCTGGACCGGCACCGAGCACCAGGTCGCGGGCGTCTTCGACGCGACGGCCGGCACGCTGACGCTGTACGTCGACGGCACGGTCCGGGCCACCCGCACCACCACGGTGCGCCCCGGAAACAACACCGCGCCGCTGTCCCTGGCCACCGACGTCGACAACCCCACCCGGGAGTTCAGCGGCACCGTCCGGCGGGCACACGTGTACGCCCGGGCGCTGAGCGCGGCCGAACTGGCCTCCGGCGACCGCGGTCCCGACGACGACGGCGTCCGGTTCTGGTTCGACGCCGCCACCGTCGGCCTCACCGAGAAGCGTCCCCGCGAGAAGTTCTTCCGCGCCTACGGCGGCGACTGGGGCGACAACCCCAACGACGGGGCCTTCTCCGGCGACGGCATCGTCACCGCCGACCGCGGGGCCACCGGCAAGTCCGCCGAGGCCAAGCGGATCTACCAGGCCGTCGGCGCGGCACCGGCCTCCGGCGACCTGCTCGCACCCGGCGCGGCGATCACCCTCACCAATGAGTACCTCTTCACCAACCTCCGCGAATTCGACGGACGGTGGGAGCTCGTCCGGGACGGTGAAGTGGTCCGGCGCGGAAAGCTGAGCCGTGCCCAACTCGACGTGGCCGCGCTGTCGAGCAAGGACGTCACCGTGCCCTTCGAGCTGCCGGACCGCCCGGCGCCGGGCGCCGAGTACTTCCTCCAGTTGTCGTTCACCACCCGGGAGACGACGAAGTGGGCGAAGTCCGGTTTCGAGGTGGCGAGGCTGCAACTGGCCGTCGACGCCGGGAGCCCCGCGGTCACACCCGTGCCGCTGGCCGGCGTCCCGGCGCTCAGCCATCGGGACGGCGCCGGATCGGTCACCGTCGAGGGCGAGACCTTCTCGGTGACCGTCGACAAGAAGACCGGCGTCATCACCTCCTACGAGGCCGACGGCGCCCGTCTGATCTCCTCGGGACCGGCCCCCAACTTCTGGCGTGCCCCGACCGACAACGACCGGGGAAACGGGCAGCACACCCGCAACCAGACCTGGCGCGACGCCGGCGCGCGTCGCAAGGTGACCGAGGTGAGCGTGCGGGCTCTGCGTGACCGGGCCGTCGAGATCAAGATCGCCGGCACTTTGCCCACCACGACGGAATCGACGTACACCACCACCTACACCGTTTTCGGAAACGGCGAGATCAAGGTGGACAACACCCTGCACCCGGGAGCCGCCTCCCTGCCGTACATCCCGGAGATCGGCACGCTGCTGTTCCTGCCCGCCCGACTGGAGAAGCTGCACTACTACGGTCGCGGCCCCGAGGAGAACCACTGGGACCGCAACGACGCCACCGACGTGGGCCGCTACTCCGGCACCGTCAGCGGGCAGTGGACCTCCTATCTGAGGCCCCAGGAGAACGGCAACAAGACCGACGTCCGCTGGGTCGCCCTCACCGACGGCGACGGCACCGGGCTGCTGGTCTCCGGCGAGCCGCTGCTGGAGTTCAACGCCTCGCACTTCACCCCGGAGGACCTGTCCGTCGGAGCCCGCCACGACTACCAGCTCACGCCTCGCAAGGAGGTCGTACTGCGGCTGAACCACCGGCAGATGGGCGTCGGCGGTGACAACAGCTGGGGCGCGCACACGCACGACGAGTTCAAGCTCTTCGCCGACCGCGACTACGCGTACACCTACCGGCTCCGGCCGTTGACCGACGTCGGCAAGGCGACGGCCGCGTCACGACGGCCCACGGCAACCTCCGAGTAACCGCTTCCACCGCTTCCACCGCTTCCACCGCTCCACCGCGTCCACCACTCCACCGCTCCACCGCGTCAGACCGGCTCCACCACCGCCGGCGGTACGGACACGGGTACGGCCATGGCCGCCGGACCGCGTACCCGTACCGCCGGCGTTCCTTCGGGCGCTTCAGCGAGAAGGCGGTGGGTCCTGGCCGGCCGGCGCCGCCGGGTCGGTCGGGCCTTCCCGCAGCCACCGCTCGTCCTCGAACTCCGGCGGCACCCGGTCCTCCCAGGGATCGATCCCCCGTGCCTCGAGGGCGTCGAACCACCCGTCCCGTCGCGACTGCGGCAGACGTGTGCCGCACCACGGGCAGAAGGCGATCTCCCGGTAGGCCGACCCTCCGTCGTGGACGATCAGGCCGTACTCCCGGAACTTCGGCTCGTACCGCACCAGTGCGTCCGGGCAGGCGAAGACGTCGGGGTGCGTCCCGCATCGCCGGTCGGCCTGGCGGGTCATCTCGGCACAGCAGTGATCGATCACTCACACATTCTCCCCGGCGGCGCGCGAGAATCGGAACGGCAGCACGCATCACCCGTATCGCACTCCACGGAAAAGGAATCGAATCCATGACCGAGCAGGACGAACGCTTCGACGTCGTGGTCCTAGGCGCCGGCCCCGGCGGCTACGTCGCCGCGGTCCGCGCCGCCCAACTGGGCAAGCGCGTCGCCGTCGTCGAGGAGAAGTACTGGGGCGGCGTCTGCCTGAACGTGGGCTGCATTCCCACCAAGGCCCTCCTGCGCAACGCCGAACTCGCCCACATCTTCACCCGGGAGGCGAAGACCTTCGGCATCAAGGTCGACGGGCAGGTCTCCTTCGACTACGGAGAGGCGTACCGCCGCAGCCGCAAGGTCGCCGACGGCCGGGTCAAGGGCGTCCACTACCTGATGAAGAAGAACAAGATCACCGAGTTCGACGGCCGCGGCACGTTCGTCGACGACCACACCCTCTCGGTAACCGGTTACGACGGGGAGACCCGCACCATCGGTTTCGACCACTGCATCATCGCCACCGGCGCCACCCCCAAACTGCTCCCCGGCACCCGCCGGACCGCCCGCGTCGTGACGTACGAGGAGCAGATCCTCGCCGACGACCTTCCGCAGTCGATCGTCATCGCGGGCGCCGGCGCCATCGGCATCGAGTTCGCGTACGTCCTGCACAACTACGGCGTGAAGGTCACGATCGTCGAGTTCCTGGACCGGGTCGCGCCGCTCGAGGATGCCGAGGTGTCCGCCGAACTGGCCAAGCAGTACCGCAAGTTGGGCATCGACGTGCTCACCTCGACCCGCGTGGAGTCCATCGACGAGTCCGGTCCCCGGGTCCGCGTCACGGTCACCGGCAAGGACGGCGCCCAGCAGGTCCTGGAGTCCGACAAGGTGCTCCAGGCGATCGGCTTCGCCCCGAACGTCACCGGCTACGGCCTGGAGAACACGGGTGTGCGGGTCACCGAGCGCGGAGCGATCGACGTCGACGGCCGCTGTCGCACCTCCGTCCCGCACATCTACGCCATCGGTGACGTCACCGCGAAGCTGATGCTCGCGCACGCCGCCGAGGCCATGGGCGTCATCGCCGCCGAGACCCTCGCCGACGCGGAGACCATGGAGCTGGACTACGCCATGATCCCGCGCGCCACCTACTGCCAGCCCCAGGTCGCCAGCTTCGGCTACACCGAGGCCCAGGCGCGGGAAAAGGGTTACGACGTCAAGGTGGCGAAGTTCCCGTTCACCGCGAACGGCAAGTCGCACGGCCTCGGCGACACCACCGGTTTCGTGAAACTGATCAGCGACGCCACGCACGGCGAGCTCATCGGCGGTCATCTGATCGGCCCCGACGTCACCGAACTGCTCCCCGAGCTGACCCTCGCCCAGCAGTGGGATCTCACCGTCCACGAGGTCGCCCGCAACGTCCATGCCCACCCGACGCTGGGTGAGGCCGTCAAGGAGGCCGTCCACGGACTGGCCGGACACATGATCAACATGTAGCGGGCCTCCGTACGGGCGGGGTCGTTCATCCGAACGGCCCCGCCCCGTTCGCCGCCGCCGTACGGCCGGGATGTGCTGGCATCCACCGGCCCGACCGGGCCGGAGGTGATCGACGGCGAGGGAGCCCGCCATGCCGGACAGCGGTGATTCCGCCGACGCGGAGCTGGAAACACTCAGGGCCCGCATCGCCGCACTGGAGGAGGAGCGCACCCGCCGCCCCAGCCACCACCGCGTCCGCTCGATCGTCGCGGTGGTCCTCATCGTCCTCGGCTGCGTGCTGGCCCCGCTGGGCGTGGTGGCGGCCTGGACCTCGAGCATCGTGGGCGACACCGGCCGTTACGTCGACACCGTCCGCCCGCTGGCCTCCGACAAGGACGTCCAGAACGCGGCCGCCACCCGGGTCACGAACGCGGTGATGGAACGACTCGACCTCACCGCACTCCTCCAGGACGCCGCCCCGGCCCAGCGTCCCCTGCTGGAGAAGGCCCTCGGCAGGCTCGGTCCCTCGCTCGAGAGCGCCGTCCGCAGCTTCGTGCACGACAAGGCGCAGGCGGTCGTGGCCTCGGACGCCTTCGAGAAGATCTGGACCGACGCCAACCGCAGGATCCACGGTGCCGTCGAGAAGGCCCTCACGGGCAGCGGCGGCGGCGCGGTGAAGATCGAGAACGACACGGTGACGGTCGACCTCGCCCCGGTCGTCGACCAGGTCAAGCAACGGCTCGTCGACTCCGGGATGACGGTCGCGGGGAAGATCCCCGAGATCCACACCGACTTCACGGTCGTCAGGTCCGAGGACATCGGCAAGGTGAAGACGTACTTCCGGCTGCTGCAGCTGGCCGGTTTCTGGCTGCCCGTCATCGCGGTCCTGCTGGTGGCGGCGGGCGTCCTGGTCTCGGCGCACCGCCGCCGGGTCCTGATCGTCGCCGCCCTCTGTTTCGCCTTCGCCACGCTCCTGCTGGGCGTCGCGCTGACCGTTTTCCGGGTCGTCTACCTGGACGCTCTCCCGGCCGGCGTCTCCCAGCCGGCCGCCGGGTCCGTGTACGACACCCTCACCCGTTTCCTGCGCACCTCCGTGCGCTCGGTGGTGGCCCTCGGCGTGGTGATCGCGGTCGCCGCCTGGCTGACCGGGCCCGGCCGTCACGCCGCCCTGGTGCGGCGCCTGTGGCACTCGGGCATCGGCGCCGTGCGCGGGACCGCCGATCACGCCGGACTGCGCACCGGTCCCGTCGGCCCGTTCGTCGACCGCTACCGCACCTGGCTCACCTGGATCCTGGCCGCGGGAGCCGTCCTGGCCTTTCTCCTGTGGCCGTATCCGACCGGCTGGGTCGTGGTCGGCCTCGCCCTCGCCCTGCTCTTCGCGCTGGGGATCGTCGACTTCCTCGCGACCCGGCCACGCCGGAAGGACAGCCCCGTATGAGCCCGCACTCCCCGACCGGAGAACCGCACGGTGAGATCGGCACCGCCTGGTCCACGCCGCGCGGCGGCCCTTCCGGACCCGCCACGGCGCACGACAGCCCGGCCGGGGGCGTCCTCTTCGCCGGGATCCTGCTGCTGTGCAGCGGTGTGCTCGCCGTTCTCCAGGGCATCGCGGCCGTCGCCGAGGACGACGTCTACGCCCGTGTCGGCTCGTACGCCTACGAACTCGACCTCACGGGCTGGGGATGGATCCACCTCGTCCTCGGCGTCGTCGCGGCGGCGACCGGCGCCGCCCTCCTCAAGGGCATGGCCCGGGCACGCTTCGCGGGCATCTTCCTCGCCGCCCTGAGCCTGGTCACCCAGTTCCTGTTCCTGCCCTACGAGCCGCTCTGGTCGATCGTCGTCATGGCGATCGACGTGTTCGTGATCTGGTCGCTGGCGTCCTGGCAGGACAGGACGGGCTGAGGGCCCGGGGGAAGGCACCCTCCGCAGGAACCCGCGGGCGGTGCAGGCCACGCGAGGTCGATGTCGGATTCTCGCCAGCGCCGGACCGGCGACCGGTCGATGCTGGACGTATGCAGAACGGGATGTACACCGATCGCGAGCGCTGTGTGCGCGCCGTGCAGTCCAAGGACGCGCGGTTCGACGGCTGGTTCTTCACGGCGGTCCTGACCACCGGCATCTACTGCCGGCCCAGCTGCCCCGTCGTGCCGCCCAAGCCGCAGAACATGGTCTTCCACCCGAGTGCCGCCGCCTGTCAGCAGGCCGGCTTCCGGGCCTGCAAGCGCTGCCGGCCCGACACCACGCCCGGCTCACCGGAGTGGAACCAGCGCGCCGACCTGGTCGCCCGCGCCATGCGGCTGATCGCCGACGGTGTGGTCGACCGCGAAGGCGTGCCCGGACTCGCGGCCCGCCTCGGCTACAGCACCCGCCAGGTGGAGCGCCAACTCCTCGCCGAACTCGGCGCGGGGCCGCTCGCGTTGGCGCGCGCGCAGCGCGCCCAGACCGCTCGGCTGCTCATCGAGACGACCCAACTGCCCATGGCGGACGCCGCGTTCGCGTCCGGCTTCGCCTCCATCCGCACCTTCAACGACACCGTGCGCGAGGTCTTCGCGCTCTCCCCGAGCGAACTGCGGGCCGGCGTCCCGCACAAGGGCCCCCCGGCCCGCCCGGCCACGCCCGGCACGCTCGCCCTGCGCCTGCCCTTCCGTGCCCCGCTCAACCCCGACAACCTCTTCGGGCACCTCGCCGCGACCGCGGTCCCGGGCGTCGAGGAGTGGCGGGACGGCGCGTTCCGGCGCACGCTCCGGCTGCCGTACGGGCACGGCATCGTGGCCCTCACCCCGAACTCCGACCACATCGGCTGCCGTCTCACGCTCAGCGACCTGCGTGACCTCACGGTCGCGATCAGCCGCTGCCGGCGCATGCTCGACCTGGACGCCGACCCGGTAGCCATCGACGACCAGCTGCGCACGGATCCGCTGCTCGCGCCCCTGGTGGACAAGGCTCCCGGCCGCCGGGTGCCCCGTACGGTCGACGAGGCGGAGTTCGCCGTACGCGCCGTGCTGGGTCAGCAGGTCTCCACGGCGGCCGCCCGCACCCACGCTGCCCGTCTGGTCGCCGCGCACGGAGAACCGGTCGAGGACCCGGAGGGCGGTCTCACCCACCTCTTCCCGACCCCCGGGGCGCTCGCCGCCGTCGACCCCGACACGCTGGCGATGCCCCGCACCCGCCGCACCACGCTCACCACGCTCGTCGGTCAACTGACTGACGGGACTCTGCACTTGGGGGTGGAGAGCGACTGGCCGAAGGCGCGCGACCTCCTGCTCGCGCTGCCCGGCTTCGGACCCTGGACGGTCGACGTCATCGCGATGCGCGCCCTCGGCGACCCCGACGCGTTCCTCCCCACCGACCTCGGAATCCGGCGCGCCGCGAAGGAGCTGGGCCTGCCCTCCACCCCGGCGGCGCTCACCGCCCGCGCGGCGGGCTGGCGCCCCTGGCGGGCGTACGCCGTCCAGTACCTCTGGGCGACCGACAGCCACCCGATCAACTTCCTGCCCGTGTAAGGAAACCCCGGTGAAACAGCACACGATCGTCGACAGCCCGTACGGCCCGCTCACACTCGTCGCCGACGACGGTGTCCTGTGCGGCCTCTACATGACCGAACAGCGCCACCGCCCGTCCGAGGAGAGCTTCGGCCCGCGCGACGACACCCTCCTCGGCGACGTACAGGAGCAACTGGAGGCCTACTTCACAGGCGCGCTGACGGAGTTCAGCCTCGGGCTCCGCCTGCACGGGACCCCGTTCCAGCGCTCCGTGTGGGCCGAACTGCGGAAGATCCCGTACGGCGAGACCCGTACCTACGGCGAACTCGCCGAAGCGCTCGGCAATCCGACCGCCTCCCGCGCGGTGGGCCTCGCCAACGGCAGGAACCCCGTCGGCATCATCGTGCCCTGCCATCGGGTGATCGGGGCCGGCGGCGGCCTCACCGGCTACGGCGGCGGCCTGGACCGCAAGCGGCGCCTGCTGGGCTTCGAGGGCGGCACCGCCTCCGGCGACACGCCCCTGCCCCTCTTCCCGCTCGGGGCGTGAGGGCCCGGGTCCCAGGGGGAGGGGCGCACCGTCCTCGCCGCTCACCGCCGACGCACCGGCCGTGAGCACCGTGGCGGCCTCGTTCGGCCCCGGTCAGATCCCCGTCCCCGCCAGTTCCCGCAGCAGCTTCGGCAGCGCCGTCCCGATCGGTTCCCGGACGACGTCGTCGGCGATCTCGTCGCACGGCGTCGGCTCGGCGTTGACGATGACGAGCCGGGCACCGTGGTCGGCGGCGACACCGGCCAGACCGGCGGCGGGCTGGACCTGGAGGCTCGTGCCGACGGCGACGAAGACCTGGCAGGCCTTGGTGACGGCGACGGCCTCGCCCAGTACCACCGGGTCGAGCCGCTCGCCGAACATCACGGTGGCCGGCTTCAGGATCCCGCCGCACGTCAGGCACGACGGATCCGCCTCCCCGGCCTCGACCCGGGCCAGCGCGTCCTCCATCGGCCCCCTGGCGTGGCACCGCGTACACACCACACTCCGCGCGCTGCCGTGCAGTTCGAGCACCTTGCGCACGGGCATCCCGGCGAGTTGGTGCAGCCCGTCCACGTTCTGGGTGATGACCCGCACCGGTACACCGGACCGCTCCAGTTCGACCACGGCCCGGTGCGCCACGTTCGGCCCGGCCGTGAGCGCCTGCATCCTTTGCCGCATCCGCCACGACCGCCGTCGGATCTCCGGATCGCCCATGTAGTAGTCGTACGTGACGAGCTTCTCGGCCTCGGGATCCTCGCGCCACACACCCTGGGGACCGCGATAGTCCGGGATGCCGGAGTCCGTGGACACACCGGCCCCGCTGAGGATGGCGACGAGGGGCTTGCTCATGGGTGCGAGGGTAGGCCGGTCGGCCGCCGGGTCGCGAGCGTATATCGCGGCGCCCCGGCCGGTGTTACCGTCCCGGCATGGCCAAGGTCGCTGTCTCGCTCGACGCCGCTCTCGTCGTCGAGGTCATGGTGCTCACCGGTGTGGGCAACCCGCAGGACGCCGTCGAACTGGTGGTGCGCGACTACATCGAGCGCGGCCATCGCACGGAGGCCAGGACCGCCGTCCGGGACGAGGGCCTGCGCGAGGTGGACGCCAAGCCGCGTGATGTCGAGGGCTGAACGGGCGGGTGGTCGGCGGGCCGGGGATCGGCGGGCGGGGCGGCCGTCCTCCGGTTCCGCCGTGGCCGAGCCGTCGGCGAGCGCGTCCAGGGTGGTCGGCACCCGGTGGCCCAGCGGTCCCGGCAGGCGGTCCGTGAGCCCCTCGCGTGCGACCAGCGGCCAGGACGGCAACTCCGCCTCCCGGAGCCGGATGGCCTCGAGGCCGTCCGCGCCGAGGACCCCGCCGTCGTACACGTACGCCACCAGGGGCGGCCGGTCCGGACCGAGCACCCGGCCCAGCGCGAGCAGCCGTCCGGGTCCGCGGTCGAGACCGAACTCCTGAAGCCTCTCGCGGTGCGCGGCCCCCTCGGCGTCCCGGAAGATCGCGGCGGCGGCGGCGCCGGCCGGGACACGGGGCGGGGAAGCGG
Protein-coding regions in this window:
- a CDS encoding glycoside hydrolase family 2 TIM barrel-domain containing protein; amino-acid sequence: MDRPDRPQWVEPDHPRRAVVSRRRLLEGSAAVLGALALAAPSTAHRAVAADGTPEWNGAIDVFRLGTEAPHTTLMPYADLPQALAADRTRSPYRLSLDGIWKFAHADRPDDRDPDFHRTDVDDSGWDTLPVPAAWQLHGYDRPIYINITYPWWGANGLGEEAQPPAAPTRYNPVGQYRRTFTVPRGWAGRRTFLHFEGVKSAHYVWINGELVGYHEDSYDPAEYDITPHLRPGTNQIAVEVYRYSDGDWLEDQDMIRLSGIFRSVYLFSTPAVHLRDFRLDTPLSDDHEAAELSVTANVRDYGGQGAGRYSVETQLYDASGHPVWSRPLQQTVALGAGEETAVQAAKAVPAPRLWSAEHPYLYTAVLRLRDPSGKVIETLSHRVGLREFALKDGLMRINGKPVSFRGTNRHEMHPTRGSALTRADLVEDIGIIKRLNINSVRTSHYPNNPQWLELADEYGLYLVDETNLETHGIRGEYPGNHAEWTKACVARAQNMVHRDKNHASVVIWSLGNEAGGGTTFNAMHDWIRSYDTTRVIQYEGDDRPGISDIRSEMYDAPARVEQRAKDTTDTRPYVMIEYSHAMGNSSGNFKKYWDLIRRHDVLQGGWIWDFVDQALDWPTPVRKLFTETGPTALRGELIASGGSFTRDEGVSGGTVFARDTALDLTGSLTLEAWITPRVTGYHQPILAKGDTQYALKQTNRTLEFFIYGSGQWITASWALPDGWTGTEHQVAGVFDATAGTLTLYVDGTVRATRTTTVRPGNNTAPLSLATDVDNPTREFSGTVRRAHVYARALSAAELASGDRGPDDDGVRFWFDAATVGLTEKRPREKFFRAYGGDWGDNPNDGAFSGDGIVTADRGATGKSAEAKRIYQAVGAAPASGDLLAPGAAITLTNEYLFTNLREFDGRWELVRDGEVVRRGKLSRAQLDVAALSSKDVTVPFELPDRPAPGAEYFLQLSFTTRETTKWAKSGFEVARLQLAVDAGSPAVTPVPLAGVPALSHRDGAGSVTVEGETFSVTVDKKTGVITSYEADGARLISSGPAPNFWRAPTDNDRGNGQHTRNQTWRDAGARRKVTEVSVRALRDRAVEIKIAGTLPTTTESTYTTTYTVFGNGEIKVDNTLHPGAASLPYIPEIGTLLFLPARLEKLHYYGRGPEENHWDRNDATDVGRYSGTVSGQWTSYLRPQENGNKTDVRWVALTDGDGTGLLVSGEPLLEFNASHFTPEDLSVGARHDYQLTPRKEVVLRLNHRQMGVGGDNSWGAHTHDEFKLFADRDYAYTYRLRPLTDVGKATAASRRPTATSE
- a CDS encoding DUF7144 family membrane protein, whose protein sequence is MSPHSPTGEPHGEIGTAWSTPRGGPSGPATAHDSPAGGVLFAGILLLCSGVLAVLQGIAAVAEDDVYARVGSYAYELDLTGWGWIHLVLGVVAAATGAALLKGMARARFAGIFLAALSLVTQFLFLPYEPLWSIVVMAIDVFVIWSLASWQDRTG
- a CDS encoding AlkA N-terminal domain-containing protein, with the protein product MQNGMYTDRERCVRAVQSKDARFDGWFFTAVLTTGIYCRPSCPVVPPKPQNMVFHPSAAACQQAGFRACKRCRPDTTPGSPEWNQRADLVARAMRLIADGVVDREGVPGLAARLGYSTRQVERQLLAELGAGPLALARAQRAQTARLLIETTQLPMADAAFASGFASIRTFNDTVREVFALSPSELRAGVPHKGPPARPATPGTLALRLPFRAPLNPDNLFGHLAATAVPGVEEWRDGAFRRTLRLPYGHGIVALTPNSDHIGCRLTLSDLRDLTVAISRCRRMLDLDADPVAIDDQLRTDPLLAPLVDKAPGRRVPRTVDEAEFAVRAVLGQQVSTAAARTHAARLVAAHGEPVEDPEGGLTHLFPTPGALAAVDPDTLAMPRTRRTTLTTLVGQLTDGTLHLGVESDWPKARDLLLALPGFGPWTVDVIAMRALGDPDAFLPTDLGIRRAAKELGLPSTPAALTARAAGWRPWRAYAVQYLWATDSHPINFLPV
- a CDS encoding methylated-DNA--[protein]-cysteine S-methyltransferase, encoding MKQHTIVDSPYGPLTLVADDGVLCGLYMTEQRHRPSEESFGPRDDTLLGDVQEQLEAYFTGALTEFSLGLRLHGTPFQRSVWAELRKIPYGETRTYGELAEALGNPTASRAVGLANGRNPVGIIVPCHRVIGAGGGLTGYGGGLDRKRRLLGFEGGTASGDTPLPLFPLGA
- the lpdA gene encoding dihydrolipoyl dehydrogenase is translated as MTEQDERFDVVVLGAGPGGYVAAVRAAQLGKRVAVVEEKYWGGVCLNVGCIPTKALLRNAELAHIFTREAKTFGIKVDGQVSFDYGEAYRRSRKVADGRVKGVHYLMKKNKITEFDGRGTFVDDHTLSVTGYDGETRTIGFDHCIIATGATPKLLPGTRRTARVVTYEEQILADDLPQSIVIAGAGAIGIEFAYVLHNYGVKVTIVEFLDRVAPLEDAEVSAELAKQYRKLGIDVLTSTRVESIDESGPRVRVTVTGKDGAQQVLESDKVLQAIGFAPNVTGYGLENTGVRVTERGAIDVDGRCRTSVPHIYAIGDVTAKLMLAHAAEAMGVIAAETLADAETMELDYAMIPRATYCQPQVASFGYTEAQAREKGYDVKVAKFPFTANGKSHGLGDTTGFVKLISDATHGELIGGHLIGPDVTELLPELTLAQQWDLTVHEVARNVHAHPTLGEAVKEAVHGLAGHMINM
- a CDS encoding DUF6980 family protein; this translates as MIDHCCAEMTRQADRRCGTHPDVFACPDALVRYEPKFREYGLIVHDGGSAYREIAFCPWCGTRLPQSRRDGWFDALEARGIDPWEDRVPPEFEDERWLREGPTDPAAPAGQDPPPSR